The window TTCGCGGCATTGAGCTTCGGTGACGTCGAGATGAGTCACCAAGCGGACCTGCGTCTTGCTGATGGCGAGGGCCAGGACGTTTTGCAGTTTCAGTTCAGCTTGGAATTGCGCAGCCGAGCCGAGCTTGGGATCGACCTTGAAGATGACGATGTTGGTATCGACATCTTCCGGTGAGAGAGCGAGCCCTTCGGTCTGGCGAATCGCCGCAGCGAGGATCTGAGCGTTGGCATGATCTTGAACCAGTCGGCCACGATGATGTTCGAGGCCGTAGAGCGCACCAGCGGCAATGATGCCGCACTGACGCATGGCGCCGCCGAAGAGTTTGCGATGACGACGAGCTTCGGCAATCATTTCCTTCGGCCCAGCCAACGCGGAACCGACAGGAGCACCGAGGCCCTTGCTGAAGCAAACGCTGACGGTGTCGAAATGCTTCGACCATTGCTCGGCGGGAATGCCGGTCGCGGCTACGGCGTTGAAAAGGCGCGCGCCGTCGAGATGCGTCCGCAAACCGTTTTCGTGCGCCCAGGTGCAGATGTCTTCGACGTGATCGTAGGGCTGAACTTTGCCGGCGCCGCGATTGTGCGTGTTCTCGAGGCAGACCAGGCGAGTACGAACCATGTGATCGTTGCCGGGCCGGATCAAGTCGCGAAGCTGATCGACATGCAGCACGCCGCCGAGCCCTTCCACGGTTCGTGTGGCCACGCCGCCGAGCTGGGCGAAGGCCGCTTGTTCGTAGTTGTAGATATGGCAGCCGACTTCACAGATGAACTCATCGCCCGCTTTGCAATGAATCCGCACGCCCACCTGGTTCGTCATAGTCCCGGAGGGCATGAAGATGGCAGCTTCCTTGCCCAGCAGTTCGGCGGTCAGCCGTTCCAGCTTGTTGCAGGTGGGATCGACGTCGATCACGTCGTCGCCGACCTCGCAATTGGCGATAAACGCCCGCATGGCCGCGGTGGGTTTGGTAACGGTATCGCTGCGGAGGTCGATGGGGGCCATGGAAGGGGCTGGGGGCTAGGAACTAGGGGCTGGGGAAAATGCACGAACATCAAAGTCAACACAATCTTAAACTCCCCAGTCCCAAGCCCCCAGTCCCCAGCCCCAATCGGACCGCTTCAATTCCCTTGTAACACTCGGTAAGTCGGCACGTTAATCTTTCAGCGGAGAGTGGCTGACCGGTTGATCGGCAGCTGGATTCGCCAGAAGTCAGTCGTCCGCGGGGCCTGGCTTCTGGCGACTTCAGCTGAGGCGATACAAATCAAACGGATTGGCCCATTGCCAGCAGGAATCACAGCAATGCAAGCAGACGCGCGGCGGGCTTGGGTGATGTCAACTCTGGACCAGCATGAGTCGGAGTTGGTGCGTTATGCGCAACGTTTTGTGGGCGATTTGCATGCCGCCCGCGACGTGGTGCAACACGCCTTTCTTCGGCTGTGCGATCAGGACCCGAAGGAATTGCGGGGACGCGAAGCCGCCTGGCTGTATCGCGTATGCCGTAATCGGGCCCTCGATTGGTTGCGGCAGTCCGGTCGGCTGCAGTCGTTCGACGAAAGCGATGAACTGCAACTGACGGGCGAGCAATCGAGTTCGCCGGAGTCCGATCCAGCCGTGCTCGCCGAGCGGGGAGAATTGAGCGACGTGCTCCGGTCGCTGGTCGACCGCTTGCCGTTGCTGTACCGCGAGCCGTTGCAGCTCTGGTCGCAAGGTTGGTCGTATCGCGAGATTGCCGAAGTGGTGGAGCGCACCGAAGGCAACGTTCGCGTGCTCGTCCACCGGGCGGTCAAAGCACTGCGCGAGCATCCGCAAGTTTCGAGCTGGCAAGCCGCGGGAGTGAGGGGATAGTTTTTATTTTCTCACTCCCTCGCCCCTGTACCCAGGGGAGAGGGTTGGGGGTGAGGGGCCTGACTTGCAAATTGAGTCTCCTCGCACTTCTGCCTCGCTAACGCGTCGGGCTACCTGAATCCTCGCTTCGCTTCGGACTTAAAAATCAATTTCCCTTTTTAGGGTTCCATAAAAATGAAGACCAACCAGCACAACTCAGGCGAACCAGCCGATCCATTTGCCAATCAACTGAAGCAAGCTATTGCCGGCAACAATCTACCGCCAGCCGATCCGGCGCTGCGCGAAGCACTCCTCAAGAAGCTGAACCAACCGGCGGGTGAACCAACGCTGACCGTCGCTGCGGCGAATCGTCGGCGGACGTTCTTCCAACGGGCCGGGATGGTTTTGGCGTCGACGGCGGCGCTGGCGCTTGTCGCTTTCCTGTGGCAACGGCCTCATTCGGCGATGTCGCTATTGAGCTGGCGTGACGAAGCACCGCCGCGGGCTGTGAAGCGGGCTAACTCGGCCTTGGATGACGATTTTCACTCGTTCGGTGTTGGACTTAAACCAGCGGGACCGGCGGCAGATTTAGACTACCGAGAGAAGAATGCCGGAGTCGCGCAAGGCGAGCCTGCGGTCCAACGGTCCAAAAAGGAACCGGTGCCGAGCAAGCCTACGGGCCAAGTGAAGGGCGGAGCGCGTCCCGGCATGGGGCGAGGCCGTGGCTCCGGTGATCGCCCCGAAGCAGAGGTTAGCGAATCTGATTTCAATTCGGCTGGGATCACGTTTGGCTATGAGGTTAACAGAGGCCCGGAAGCGCAACCGGCTCCAACTACGGCGCCTGGCAATCCTGTGGAATCAGCTCCAGCTCGCCCCTACACAGTGACTCGTGGCCAGCGCGACTATTTTGAAAGTGCTGGTGGAAATCCCGCGGCAAACGAACCTAAACCCGCAGGCGGACCTGCCAGCGCTTGGATCGGTGGTGAGGCAAAAAATCCGGTCACTTATTCCATGCCGGCCCCGCCGAGCGCGATTCCCCTGCCAGCCCAACCCGCGGGGCCCGGCAAGCCTGGCAACCAGACTACGCATACGGCAAGCAAGGTAGAAGGATTGACGCCGCGGATCCTCGTGGACGATGAGTCCTCGAAGCTGCCAACCAGCGGCACGCCTTTTGGGCCAGCGAACAAGGAACTACGTCAATTTGCGGATGAGCTGGCCCACGCCGACTCGGAGAAGCTCGCCGAGCAACTGACGCAAAAGGATTCAGGCGTCAAGCAACGTCAGGAAGAGATTCGCCAGAAGTTCAGCAAGGTCGTCACGCTGGCCGACGATTTGAAGCGCGAGCGGGCTCGTGGCGATTTGAACGAAGTGGCTGAACGCAAGAAGCTTGCTGATCTCGATGTCGCGATTCGCGACGTGCAAGACACGGAACGCAAGTACAAAGCCATTCTGCCGCAAATTGGCGGTGAGCAATATGCTCCGATCGTTGAGAACGAGTTCCGTTCGCCGAGCGCCGAAGGGCACGCGCAGTCGACGTTCTCGATCGATGTCGACACGGCTTCGTATGCCAACACCCGCCGCTTTTTGAACAACGGTTCGTTGCCGCCGCCGGATGCGGTCCGCATCGAAGAGTTGGTGAATTACTTCAAGTACAAGTATCCGCAGCCGAAGGGTGACGATCCTTTCTCCGTCAACATGGAGATGGCCGATTGCCCGTGGCATCCGGGGCACAAGCTGTTGCGGGTTGGTCTGCAAGGGAAAGAAATTCACCGTGCCGAACGGCCGGCGAGCAACATCGTGTTCCTCATCGATACCTCGGGCTCGATGACCGATGCCAATAAGCTGCCGCTGCTGAAGCAAGCCTTCACTATGCTCACTTCCGAGCTCGGCGAGAACGACAAGGTGACGATCGTCACTTACGCCGGCAACGCCGGCTTGAAGCTCGAGCCAACGCGCGGCGATCAGAAGGATAAGATCATCGCGGCCATCGACAGCCTGCAATCGGGCGGTTCGACGCACGGCAGTGCCGGCATCACGCTGGCCTATGAACAAGCGGCTGCCCAGTTCATCAAGGGCGGCACCAACAAGGTCATCCTCGCCACTGACGGTGACCTGAATGTCGGCATCACCGACGATGCAGCCCTGGTCGATTTGATCACGAAGAAAAAGGAATCGGGCGTCTTCCTCACCGTCCTTGGCGTCGGCACGGGCAATCTCAAGGATGCCAAGATGGAACGCCTCGCCGACAACGGCAACGGTGTGTATGCCTATCTCGACAGTGTTCGCGAAGCCCGCAAGGTGCTTGTTGAAGAGATGTCGGGGAGCCTGGTGACGATTGCCAAGGACGTGAAAATCCAGATCGTGTTTAATCCGGTCCAGATTCAGTCATATCGTTTGCTCGGTTATGAAAACCGCGTGATGGCCAACAAGGATTTCGACAACGACAAGAAGGATGCTGGTGAAATTGGTGCCGGCCACAGCGTAACCGCCTTCTACGAAGTCGTGCTCGCTGACGGTGCGAAGAAACAGCAGGCCGATGCAGATGAGTCGAAGGAAGAGGCCGAGGATCTGATCTATCAGCGACCGAAAGTAGAGAAGCCCAAACTGGAACTTACGGACGCTGCGAACAATGGCGAGTTGCTCACCGTCAAGTTGCGGTACAAGCAGCCCGAATCCGACACGAGCAAACTGCTGAAATTCCCCCTCAAGGACAAGGGGGGCAACTTCAACAGTGCCTCGGCCGATTTCCAATTCGCTTCGTCAGTCGTCGCCTTCGGCCTGGCTCTGCGAAACAGCGAGTATCGCGGCAGCGCGAATCTCTCTGCCGTTTCGGAAATCGCCACGGCTGCCATCGGCGAAGACGCCGGCGGCCATCGGGCCGAGTTCCTCGATCTCGTCCGGCGGGCGAAATCGCTGCGAGGTGAGTAAGCGAGCCGGTTGACGATGGATTAAAATGAGGGCCCGGCAGCGATGGTTGCCGGGTCTTTGTTTTTTCTTGCTTACCACCTTCGGCAGGCCATGGAAGAAAATCCCTACGAATCGCCAGCCGAAATTGAGCTGCCCCCCGAGCACACAGCAGCGCCCCCACAGCAGCCACTGGCGGCGCGGATCAAGCGCGTGACGCAAGTGATCACGCTGACGTTTGCGGTCATCTTCTTCCTGATCCGGGCTGGCGTGATTCCGCCGCAACAGGTCATCGTTTTGCAGATTCTCTTCGGCGGCTCGATGCTCGGGCTCGTCGTGATTATGGCCTGCAACTATTTCGTCAAGCCGAAGCTATTTCAGCGGCCGACACCGCGACGGCTGCGGGTGAAGTAGCCCTGCCGCGCTGCTGAGCACTCTTTTGGCAACGGTTGCCCGGATTTGAGCAGATGTGCTGGCTAAGGTGCTGGCGAAGCTACGTCATAATTTTCATTCCTGCTTGCTGTCATTGAAGTTAGGTGCGGTTCTCCGCCGCAGGCCCTTGCGGTTGGCATTCCGATTGCTAGAACATGGGTCCGCGGTAGGCGGCCGGCGAATGTTTTCCCGGCAGATCACTTTCTTGCTTCGGGAGCTTTCGGTATGGCCATGGTTAAGATTGAGGCGATTGTTCGGCACCACCGGTTGGATGAAATCAAGAACGCCCTGGTGGCGGCAGGTTTTCACGGCCTGACGGTCACGGAAGTGCGCGGTTTCGGCCGACAAAAAGGTCAGAAAGAAACGTATCGCGGTGCCGAATATAAGATCGACTTCATTCCCAAGTTGAAGATCGAGCTGGTCGTTCCCACCGAGTCGAGCGAAAAAGCCATCAGCTCGATCATCAAGACTGCTCAAACCGGCCAGATCGGCGACGGCAAGATTTTTGTTTCGGAAATCAAGGAAGCCATCCGCATTCGCACCGGCGAAACCGGCGGCACGGCTCTTTAATATTCAGACCTCTAGCCCCTAGTTTTGCTTTCCGTAAGGATGCACCCCGTCATGGTTTCGACGTGCTCTGATTCCGTTCTGTCGACTGCCTCTTGCGATGCTGATCAGAGGCTGCAGACGCGGATTGTTACTCAGCTTTCGCAAAGCCATCACCAGGCTCTGCGTAAGTTGGCCGTCGAAGTTCGCGAGGGGCTCGTCACGCTCCGCGGCAATGTCCGCTGGTTCTACGAAAAGCAGGTCGCCATCCAGCACTGCCAGGCCGAAGGGGCCCGGCAGTTGATCGATGCGGTCGAAGTCGCTGCGGGTTAGACGCTAAGCACTGAGCCGCCGCGCGATTGCCGGCGGTTTTCCTGGCGGACGCACTTTCTTTTCGTGCGTCCGACCGATACTCTGCAACGCAGATGCTGTTGCATTGCAAGTCACGCCAGAGACTTGAACTTCTTCACCGTCCATCTCTGGTGGTCCTGCGCGCATGATCTCTCACAAGCAACTGGCCGCGGCTTGCGGCATCTTTGGCCTCGCCGTCATCGCTGGCGGCGTGATCCGCATTCTGATGGATGCCAATGGTCAGAACGGTCTCTACTTCGGCCTGGCCATGGGCAGCATCGCCCTGATGGCTGCCACCTTCGCCTTCATCGGGCAAATCTGGCCGGCGAGGATTGTCGCTGCGCTGGCGATCTTCGTGGTGGTTCTTTGGTTCGGCTACGACATGTACCGCGACCTGAAGAACAACTTCCGCATTGGTGAAGCCGAGATTCGAAAGTCGGTGGTCATTGCGCTTGGTGTTGCCCTGGCTGTGATCTTGGCGTTGCCGGTGAAGAAGGCAAATTAGACTCGGTAGCCGGACTGCCCTTTTCGCCAGCCGCTGGCCCAAGCACAATGCCAGCATGAAAATCATCGAACTCAATCACGTGGCGCTGCATGTCGCCGATCTGGAAAAGAGCTGCGCGTTCTATCGGGACGTGCTGCAGCTGCCGCCGATGGAGCGGCCGGCGTTTACTTTTCCCGGGGCTTGGTTTCGCTTGGGCGAGCGGCAGGAATTGCATTTGATCGGCGGGCGGCAGATTCAGCCACAGTCGCAGCGGCGGGGGAATCACTGGGCAATTCAGGTCGACGATCTCGATGCCTGGGAAGCCCACCTGACGAAGGCCGATTATCCGTTTTTTCCGCGCGTTCGACGGCCGGATGGGGCAGGCCAGGTCTTTTTGGTCGATCCCGATGGGCATTTTATCGAACTTTGTACCCCTCCTGGCGTGATTCCATAATTGGAAGAGAATGGCATGGCAGAGGACGACGGTAAGGTTTACGCTGCCGTCCTTAGTCTGCTTGATTTTTGGATTTTTTGAGATTCCTGCGAGAATTACCGGCCACAAAATTTGGGTTTTCCAAAGCGCCGGTTAGAATTGAGTAGTAGAGCGTTTTTTCCAATCGAACCTGCCGGTTATCACCGGCGTCCAGTCCAGGATTACCTGCACGAGGATCGCCCGGTTCAGTGGCTGAGAAGAATCGCCATGTCCGATCCCAATCGCATCCGACGCCAACAAATCCTTCGGGAAGCCGAAGGCTATTTGGATCTCATCACCGTCTTTGGTGGACGTTGGCCTTGTCGCCCCGATGTGCGCGATCAGGTTGCCAACCGAGTGCTGGCAACGCTCGATCGCATCGATAATCCGGGCGGCCTGCGGGGACACATTCTGTTCCTCCGCGGTCAGGCCCTGCGAACCATGGAACGCTACGCCGACGCGATCAAACCGCTCCGCGACGCAGCCGACCTCGAGCAGGGCAATTTCCATATCCGCTTGGCCCTCGGCTGGTGCTACAAGCGCGTCCGCCGTCTCGACCTCGCCATTCAAGCCTTGGAAGAAGCTCTCGAAGCCGACGCCGAGCAACCGATTCTGCACTACAACCTGGCTTGCTACTGGAGCCTGGCTGGCAACGCAAAAATCGCCTGCTCTTATCTATCGCAGGCCTTCGAATTGCAGCCCGACTACCGCGACCTAGTCGGCAGCGAACGGGACTTCGATCCGATTCGCAAGCACCCTTATTTTCAATCACTGACCAGCGTGATTGTCTAAGTTCTGCTTCGACTTTCATAACCCGTGGCGTCAGCCAGGGTTTCGGCAAGGGAAGGTATATCCCTCGCACTATGTGGACGCTCGATTGGCTCGTCTTCTTGTCTCAGAACTCAAAACTCAGAACCCAAAACTACTCCTCCAGCGTTCAGACAAAATCCCCGCAAAATCGACACGAAGATTGATCGTCTGTTCGCGTTCGTTTATAGTCCCTGCAATCTTGTCGCAGTTCTTTTCGATTACTTTTAGCCCCGGTCTGGTGCGGGACTCTCCACTTCCCCCTGCCGGAAGCGGTCATTCGTGAACGAAGTGACGGTACTGGCGCGAGCTCTGATTTTCAGGGGACATGCAATGCAACGGGTGCGAATCAAGCGGGCGTTTACGCTTGTGGAATTGCTGGTCGTAATTGCCATCATTGGCGTCTTGGTGGCGTTACTGCTTCCCGCCGTGCAAGCGGCGCGTGAAGCCGCGCGGCGAACCAGTTGCGCAAACAACATGCGGCAGATGGGGCTCGGGCTGCACAACCATCACGATACGTATTTGGTCTTTCCGCCGGGCGGAACGTACTACGGCAACTGCTGCACGCCGTCGACATACACCAACTGGGCGCTGGAACTGCTGCCGTTCGTCGAACAGCTGAATCTCTACACCAAGTACCGCCAGAACGAAGAGAATATTTCGACCAACAACATTACCGAAGTCGGCCAGAAGCGAGTGAAGGCCTACGAATGCGCATCGGACACGATGCTGGGTAAGTTGGAAGCACCCGATAGCGGCCCGAACCCTGCCGGGCAAAAGTGGATGCACTCCAGCTACCGCGCGGTGAGCGGCAAGCTCAACATGCAAGTCGGCCACGGCGCCTGGGATAGTTATGAGCCTGGTCTCTGGCCCGGCGGCGTGATGGATCATCAGTACAAGTCGTTCCTGCATTCGATCGGCGTCTCTTACAACGGCGCACCAGCCGGCACGACCAGCGCCGCGATGGGTGGTCCAGAACGAATGTCGAACTGCACCGACGGCACGAGCAATACGCTGATGGTCGGCGAATACACCACGCGCACCTTGACCGACCGCGGTACGTTCTGGGCTTACACTTACGCGTCCTACAACCAATCGTCGGTCGGCCCCGAAAGTCGCTTGTATGGAATGCCGTTCGGGCGGAGTTCGACAGACAAGGAAGGCTGCTGGGGCACTCCCGGTCAGTATGCCGAGCAACCCTGCAAACGGGCCTTCAACAGCGAACATACTCGCGGCAGCAACTGGACGCTCGGCGACGCTTCGGTGAAATTCGTCAGCGTCAATGTCGACATCAACCTGCTACAAAACATGGCCACGATGGCGGGCGGCGAAGCCCAGGTCCTGCCGTAGTTTTCACTCCCTCGCCTCGGTACTCCGGGGAGCGGAGTCGGAGTGAGGGGCTGAGCAGCAACAAGAGTTAACCACCATGAATCGTCTCGTCCTGTTCGTTCTCGTTGCTTTGATCACCGGCTGCGGCGGCCCCAAGTTTGTGCCGGTCTCCGGCATCATCAAGCTCAACGGCGAACCCTACGGCAAAGCGGTCATCACCTTTCAGCCGATCAGCACCGAGAGCGATCCCAATCCCGGCCGAGGCTCGAGCGCCTTGACCGATGCTAATGGCCGCTATTCGCTCGAAAGCGGTACGAACAAAGGCGCAATCATCGGCAAGCATCGCGTGCGCATTCAAACGGCTGGCGGCAATGTCGTAGGCCAGGATCCGACGCAGGTCGCCGAAGATGGCGCGCCTGCCGTGCGCAATGTCGATCCGATTCCACCCGAGTGGAATTCGAACAGCGCGAAAGAATTCGAAGTGCCACTCGCCGGCACCGACAAAGCCGACTTCGACATTGTCACGAAGTAGTCGGCGATTCGTTCGCCCTCGCTAACGCTACGGCCTCGCTGTTACTATATTGACTACAGTGGCTGGCGGTCTGCCGTCAGGCCGACTTTTCTTCCCGTAGTGGCATTGAGTGGCGGGTTTTTGTGGTTGGGAATTCCTATCTATTGATGATTACCGGCGCGCGGGCCGGTGCGCACATGGTGCTGACGCCCGATCGTCCCACGCGCATTGGTCGCGGGCTCGATTGCGACGTGGTCCTCTCCGATCCGCTGGCCTCGCGGGTCCACGCGATCATTGAACACGTCGAAGGCCTGTGGTGGATTCGCGACCTCACGAGCCGCAACGGCACTTACCTCAACGGTCAAAAGATCGACGAAGCCCGCCTGGCCCCCGACTGTCGCGTAAAAATCGGCACCACGGAATTCATCTACTGCGAGCAGCTTGATCCGCACAGCAGTTCGGCCCGGCAGGAGCACACTCAAACGGTCGTGCGCGATCGCGTCGTCACCGAAGTCATCCCCAACGATCTCGGCTTTTCGCTGCTGCAAGACAACGAGCGCAATCAAGACTTCCTCACGCTGCATCAGCTCAGCGTGCGATTGCTTGGCTGCAGCGATCCCGATGAAGTCATCCAAGTCTCGCTCGATCTGCTGTTGCACCGTACGCAAGCCTCAGTCGTCGGTTTCTTGTGGGTCAGCGACGACGGTCAACTCAAACCAAAGCTGGTGATTCCCGAAGATGCAGCCGGCAAAGTGCGACTGAGCGACAGTCTCACCGAAATGGTCTGCCGCCAGGGGAAAGCGGTTTGGATCGACAATCAGCCGTCGAGCGCCAGCACCGAAAGCCTGAAGAACTACGCCGATGCTCTGTGCATTCCGCTGGTGCATGACAAGAAGACGCTCGGCGCGATTCACATCTATCTCGATCAAGGCCGGTTCCGGCAGAGCGATTTTGAAGTGTCGCTGCTGCTGGCGAATATCCTCACCGTCGCTTTGGTTCGATCACGTCAGGAAGCGGTGCTCCGCGCCGACAATCGCCGGTTGAGCGACAAAGCCGCGATCTTCGATGAGTTGCTGGGCGACAGCAAACCGATGCTCGAGTTGAAGTCGCGCATCAGCCGCATCGC is drawn from Anatilimnocola floriformis and contains these coding sequences:
- a CDS encoding threonine aldolase family protein — its product is MAPIDLRSDTVTKPTAAMRAFIANCEVGDDVIDVDPTCNKLERLTAELLGKEAAIFMPSGTMTNQVGVRIHCKAGDEFICEVGCHIYNYEQAAFAQLGGVATRTVEGLGGVLHVDQLRDLIRPGNDHMVRTRLVCLENTHNRGAGKVQPYDHVEDICTWAHENGLRTHLDGARLFNAVAATGIPAEQWSKHFDTVSVCFSKGLGAPVGSALAGPKEMIAEARRHRKLFGGAMRQCGIIAAGALYGLEHHRGRLVQDHANAQILAAAIRQTEGLALSPEDVDTNIVIFKVDPKLGSAAQFQAELKLQNVLALAISKTQVRLVTHLDVTEAQCREAGKIIERVAGELAKGNTAAKELEPAY
- a CDS encoding RNA polymerase sigma factor; protein product: MSTLDQHESELVRYAQRFVGDLHAARDVVQHAFLRLCDQDPKELRGREAAWLYRVCRNRALDWLRQSGRLQSFDESDELQLTGEQSSSPESDPAVLAERGELSDVLRSLVDRLPLLYREPLQLWSQGWSYREIAEVVERTEGNVRVLVHRAVKALREHPQVSSWQAAGVRG
- a CDS encoding VWA domain-containing protein, with translation MKTNQHNSGEPADPFANQLKQAIAGNNLPPADPALREALLKKLNQPAGEPTLTVAAANRRRTFFQRAGMVLASTAALALVAFLWQRPHSAMSLLSWRDEAPPRAVKRANSALDDDFHSFGVGLKPAGPAADLDYREKNAGVAQGEPAVQRSKKEPVPSKPTGQVKGGARPGMGRGRGSGDRPEAEVSESDFNSAGITFGYEVNRGPEAQPAPTTAPGNPVESAPARPYTVTRGQRDYFESAGGNPAANEPKPAGGPASAWIGGEAKNPVTYSMPAPPSAIPLPAQPAGPGKPGNQTTHTASKVEGLTPRILVDDESSKLPTSGTPFGPANKELRQFADELAHADSEKLAEQLTQKDSGVKQRQEEIRQKFSKVVTLADDLKRERARGDLNEVAERKKLADLDVAIRDVQDTERKYKAILPQIGGEQYAPIVENEFRSPSAEGHAQSTFSIDVDTASYANTRRFLNNGSLPPPDAVRIEELVNYFKYKYPQPKGDDPFSVNMEMADCPWHPGHKLLRVGLQGKEIHRAERPASNIVFLIDTSGSMTDANKLPLLKQAFTMLTSELGENDKVTIVTYAGNAGLKLEPTRGDQKDKIIAAIDSLQSGGSTHGSAGITLAYEQAAAQFIKGGTNKVILATDGDLNVGITDDAALVDLITKKKESGVFLTVLGVGTGNLKDAKMERLADNGNGVYAYLDSVREARKVLVEEMSGSLVTIAKDVKIQIVFNPVQIQSYRLLGYENRVMANKDFDNDKKDAGEIGAGHSVTAFYEVVLADGAKKQQADADESKEEAEDLIYQRPKVEKPKLELTDAANNGELLTVKLRYKQPESDTSKLLKFPLKDKGGNFNSASADFQFASSVVAFGLALRNSEYRGSANLSAVSEIATAAIGEDAGGHRAEFLDLVRRAKSLRGE
- a CDS encoding P-II family nitrogen regulator, which produces MVKIEAIVRHHRLDEIKNALVAAGFHGLTVTEVRGFGRQKGQKETYRGAEYKIDFIPKLKIELVVPTESSEKAISSIIKTAQTGQIGDGKIFVSEIKEAIRIRTGETGGTAL
- a CDS encoding BON domain-containing protein: MVSTCSDSVLSTASCDADQRLQTRIVTQLSQSHHQALRKLAVEVREGLVTLRGNVRWFYEKQVAIQHCQAEGARQLIDAVEVAAG
- a CDS encoding VOC family protein, whose amino-acid sequence is MKIIELNHVALHVADLEKSCAFYRDVLQLPPMERPAFTFPGAWFRLGERQELHLIGGRQIQPQSQRRGNHWAIQVDDLDAWEAHLTKADYPFFPRVRRPDGAGQVFLVDPDGHFIELCTPPGVIP
- a CDS encoding TPR end-of-group domain-containing protein; translated protein: MSDPNRIRRQQILREAEGYLDLITVFGGRWPCRPDVRDQVANRVLATLDRIDNPGGLRGHILFLRGQALRTMERYADAIKPLRDAADLEQGNFHIRLALGWCYKRVRRLDLAIQALEEALEADAEQPILHYNLACYWSLAGNAKIACSYLSQAFELQPDYRDLVGSERDFDPIRKHPYFQSLTSVIV
- a CDS encoding DUF1559 domain-containing protein — translated: MQRVRIKRAFTLVELLVVIAIIGVLVALLLPAVQAAREAARRTSCANNMRQMGLGLHNHHDTYLVFPPGGTYYGNCCTPSTYTNWALELLPFVEQLNLYTKYRQNEENISTNNITEVGQKRVKAYECASDTMLGKLEAPDSGPNPAGQKWMHSSYRAVSGKLNMQVGHGAWDSYEPGLWPGGVMDHQYKSFLHSIGVSYNGAPAGTTSAAMGGPERMSNCTDGTSNTLMVGEYTTRTLTDRGTFWAYTYASYNQSSVGPESRLYGMPFGRSSTDKEGCWGTPGQYAEQPCKRAFNSEHTRGSNWTLGDASVKFVSVNVDINLLQNMATMAGGEAQVLP
- a CDS encoding sigma 54-interacting transcriptional regulator — translated: MVGNSYLLMITGARAGAHMVLTPDRPTRIGRGLDCDVVLSDPLASRVHAIIEHVEGLWWIRDLTSRNGTYLNGQKIDEARLAPDCRVKIGTTEFIYCEQLDPHSSSARQEHTQTVVRDRVVTEVIPNDLGFSLLQDNERNQDFLTLHQLSVRLLGCSDPDEVIQVSLDLLLHRTQASVVGFLWVSDDGQLKPKLVIPEDAAGKVRLSDSLTEMVCRQGKAVWIDNQPSSASTESLKNYADALCIPLVHDKKTLGAIHIYLDQGRFRQSDFEVSLLLANILTVALVRSRQEAVLRADNRRLSDKAAIFDELLGDSKPMLELKSRISRIARATGCVLVRGESGAGKELVARAIHRASTRSDRPMLSVNCAAIPRDLMESQLFGHKKGSFTGAESDHVGWFQQAHTGTLFLDEVGELTLEGQAKLLRILEGHPFLPVGSTKEVNVDVRVIAATNRDLREFVRDHKFREDLYYRLSVFELYIPPLRDRGADIDMLAEFFLNHFRKQHGRPNLLIAPDTRERLLSYQWPGNVRQLRNVLDSAVVMCEGNTILPDDLGLRDVGGGKELESLRLDFWERKLIQEALNRTDGNVPEAAKLLGLGRATLYRKIEEYGIVRR